A stretch of the Thalassotalea euphylliae genome encodes the following:
- the cysQ gene encoding 3'(2'),5'-bisphosphate nucleotidase CysQ, with the protein MTESHSLSPLLKIAIDTAKLAGEQVMSFYRQRNFTSEIKADDSPVTSADLAANETIMAELQRLTPDIPIISEEVGPLPLAQRGKWQRYWLLDPIDGTGEFIIGSGDFAVNIALVENGWPVIGVIHAPDHHLTYYAEKGAGAFKDNGQSSKQIHVARYDEKRPVKVAISRRQELSLMGQYLNTDFEFEYIALGSCSLKNCLIAEGGADCYLRIGPTGEWDTGASQCILEQAGGTIIDSEFQPLSYNERHSLMNPDFLSLGAGEFPWQQIIKPHRADREF; encoded by the coding sequence ATGACCGAATCACACTCGCTAAGCCCACTGTTAAAAATTGCTATCGACACTGCAAAATTGGCGGGCGAGCAAGTCATGTCATTTTATCGACAGCGAAATTTTACGTCAGAGATCAAAGCTGATGACAGCCCAGTCACGAGTGCTGACCTTGCTGCCAATGAAACGATCATGGCAGAGCTTCAGCGTTTAACGCCAGATATTCCCATTATTTCTGAAGAAGTCGGCCCACTACCTTTGGCGCAACGTGGCAAATGGCAGCGCTATTGGTTACTTGATCCGATTGATGGCACCGGTGAGTTTATTATTGGCAGTGGCGACTTTGCAGTAAACATAGCGCTAGTGGAAAATGGCTGGCCGGTGATTGGGGTGATTCATGCTCCTGATCATCATTTAACCTATTATGCTGAAAAAGGCGCGGGGGCGTTCAAAGATAATGGTCAGTCGAGCAAGCAAATTCACGTTGCTCGTTATGATGAAAAACGACCTGTTAAAGTGGCCATTAGCCGCCGCCAAGAATTAAGCTTGATGGGACAATATTTAAATACTGATTTTGAATTTGAGTATATTGCCCTTGGTAGTTGCTCATTGAAAAACTGCTTAATTGCTGAAGGTGGCGCGGACTGCTATTTGCGAATTGGGCCTACAGGTGAGTGGGACACAGGTGCCAGCCAGTGTATTTTAGAACAAGCGGGTGGCACTATTATTGACAGTGAGTTTCAGCCACTTAGCTATAATGAACGCCACTCATTAATGAATCCTGATTTTTTAAGCTTGGGGGCTGGTGAGTTTCCTTGGCAACAGATCATTAAACCACATCGCGCAGATCGCGAGTTTTAA
- a CDS encoding YheU family protein: MIIPHQEIQPETLTKLIQEFVLREGTDYGLEDVELTQKIAQVKQQLASGEAVIVYSELYETVNIIPHTEVEQYLSASE, encoded by the coding sequence ATGATTATTCCCCATCAAGAAATTCAGCCCGAGACATTAACAAAGTTAATCCAAGAATTTGTGCTGCGAGAAGGCACCGACTACGGTTTAGAAGATGTTGAACTCACGCAAAAAATTGCGCAAGTAAAGCAACAATTAGCGAGCGGAGAAGCCGTGATCGTCTATTCAGAGCTCTATGAAACGGTCAATATCATCCCTCATACGGAAGTTGAGCAATATTTGTCAGCGTCAGAGTAA
- the yrfG gene encoding GMP/IMP nucleotidase, with protein sequence MLDWSEISTVLLDMDGTILDLHYDNRFWLEHLPKRYGESVGISTEAAREKLTAHYQKVHGTIAWYCLDYWAEQTQLPITELKRELMHLIALRQDADEFLQALRASGRRVVMVTNAHPGSLSLKIERTQLDKYFDKLYSTHEFGVSKESQSLWQQLHAVEKFDCQKTLFVDDSLPILDSAKTFGIKHLLAVANPDSQQPVREITDYPAITDYRVMTAEILATGPKI encoded by the coding sequence ATGCTGGATTGGTCAGAAATTTCCACTGTGCTGCTCGATATGGACGGTACGATTTTGGATCTTCACTACGACAATCGTTTTTGGTTAGAACATTTACCAAAGCGCTATGGTGAAAGTGTTGGCATTTCAACTGAAGCTGCGCGCGAAAAACTTACTGCACATTACCAAAAAGTCCACGGCACTATTGCTTGGTATTGCCTTGATTATTGGGCTGAACAAACCCAACTGCCGATTACCGAGTTAAAACGTGAATTAATGCATTTAATTGCCTTGCGACAAGATGCCGATGAGTTTTTACAAGCGTTAAGAGCCAGTGGTCGTCGAGTGGTGATGGTGACTAACGCGCACCCGGGTAGTTTGTCGTTAAAAATTGAGCGCACACAGCTCGATAAGTATTTTGACAAGCTTTACTCAACCCATGAGTTTGGTGTTAGTAAAGAGTCACAGTCACTTTGGCAGCAACTGCATGCCGTGGAAAAATTTGATTGCCAAAAGACGCTTTTCGTCGACGACAGCTTGCCGATTTTAGATTCGGCCAAAACGTTTGGTATTAAGCACTTGCTGGCGGTCGCAAACCCCGACAGTCAACAACCTGTGCGTGAAATCACAGATTACCCAGCAATTACAGATTACCGCGTGATGACCGCAGAGATATTAGCGACAGGTCCTAAAATTTAA
- a CDS encoding type II secretion system protein N, which produces MTLKIKIALAAVIVAAYLVFVIALTPAALLVEHSKLPKGLALGEVSETIWSPQISAARYQGVTVNQISADVSPWSLLALSPAAEVKFGSRLSDGPEGQGYLALRRDQVEITDFTVQMPAGEIAPLLPLPIELDAFGQAELTIDELTLAGNQCVSAKGRLTWQRAAVNAFEQSIELGSFKGEISCQQGKLAVKVLPDNRLGLQYTALLGLDGRVSGQGYLTPGNNFPAQLRDTLPFIGNPDAQGRYELKF; this is translated from the coding sequence ATGACGTTAAAAATCAAAATAGCATTGGCTGCGGTAATTGTTGCAGCCTACCTTGTTTTTGTTATTGCCTTAACACCGGCAGCACTTCTCGTGGAGCATAGTAAACTTCCGAAAGGGTTAGCCCTAGGTGAAGTAAGCGAAACTATTTGGTCACCGCAGATTAGTGCGGCTCGCTACCAAGGGGTAACAGTTAATCAAATTAGTGCCGACGTGTCGCCGTGGTCGTTATTAGCGTTATCACCTGCGGCAGAGGTGAAATTCGGCAGCCGTTTGAGCGATGGACCCGAAGGACAAGGGTACCTTGCTTTAAGGCGTGATCAGGTAGAAATCACCGATTTTACCGTGCAAATGCCTGCAGGCGAAATTGCGCCATTGCTGCCACTACCAATCGAACTTGATGCTTTTGGTCAAGCTGAGCTTACCATTGATGAGCTAACCTTAGCTGGTAATCAGTGTGTTAGTGCGAAAGGGCGATTAACGTGGCAACGCGCTGCTGTTAACGCATTTGAACAAAGTATTGAGTTAGGAAGCTTTAAGGGCGAAATTTCTTGCCAGCAAGGGAAATTGGCTGTGAAAGTTTTGCCAGATAATCGACTGGGTTTACAGTACACCGCGTTGCTTGGCTTAGATGGCCGCGTTAGTGGTCAAGGTTACCTAACGCCGGGTAATAACTTTCCGGCACAGCTGCGCGACACGCTGCCATTTATTGGTAACCCTGACGCCCAAGGGCGCTACGAACTTAAATTTTAG
- the nudE gene encoding ADP compounds hydrolase NudE, translating into MKNRLPQITDSRMVAKSRFFAIEQIDLAFSNGQTREYERMAGSGRGAVMVVPMLDHETMLLVREYCAGTHSYELGFPKGLIDPGETGEQAANRELQEEIGYATEQLQHIHDVAMAPAFFNAHMKIYLASGLYPSKLEGDEPEPLEVVPWPIADYQNLLSQPDFNEARSIAALMLVRDQLAQQQELK; encoded by the coding sequence TTGAAAAACCGCTTACCTCAAATTACCGATAGCCGCATGGTGGCCAAAAGTCGCTTTTTTGCGATTGAGCAAATTGATCTTGCCTTTAGCAATGGGCAAACGCGTGAATATGAGCGCATGGCGGGGAGTGGCCGAGGCGCTGTGATGGTGGTACCTATGCTTGATCACGAGACTATGTTGCTAGTGCGAGAATATTGCGCTGGCACCCACAGTTATGAATTGGGCTTTCCTAAAGGCCTAATTGATCCGGGTGAAACAGGTGAGCAAGCAGCTAATCGTGAGTTGCAGGAAGAAATCGGCTACGCAACTGAGCAGTTACAGCATATTCACGATGTTGCCATGGCGCCCGCATTTTTTAATGCTCATATGAAAATCTATCTCGCTTCAGGTTTATATCCTTCTAAATTAGAAGGTGACGAGCCGGAGCCTTTGGAAGTGGTGCCTTGGCCAATTGCCGACTACCAAAACCTGTTAAGCCAACCTGACTTTAATGAAGCTCGCTCGATTGCCGCATTGATGCTAGTGCGTGATCAATTAGCGCAGCAACAGGAGTTAAAATGA
- a CDS encoding acylase, which yields MSKLRLLKPISLLSFSILLSACGNGDFKYNSQPSFEPPTPEVPQPPMPVDVVPAFAPDGQLSANIRWTDFGVPHVKADNLESLAYGVGYAFARDNICILADQILKYNSERAKYYGPDMVPGSGDSEHLISDFGFLTLDIRNIAQNSIRGMSANSQAMLSGYAQGYNKYLADTGAENIDPACAGQPWVQPISDLDMLTYSLGIAHLPGAANFLGAMFAAAPEGESFLPFPKGSKAAKAAAVELPFKVNPKVTMPEINEQELGSNGWGLGKDKTANGKGMVLANPHFPHTGNLRFWQFHSTIPGYMNVMGGSLMGVPGVVNIGFNENVAWTHTFSTAEHFVLYQLTLNDGDPSQLSQVVDGVNRPITRRELVIDVAVAPGQTIQLAKNSYSTHQGPMVVVPGAFEWGPDGDAYAIKDANTANLDIVDHWLAMNLATNMDEFKQAFRDHDGVIFNNTMAADREGNVFYIDDSTVPFLTDTAITELTTNPLLIGAKQQAGFTVLPAFISAFDFDRPVPYEQAPKYSGTDYVQNSNDSFWLTNAQAPITGVSPLYGQVDNQQSLRSRMAHKLLADAAGSDGLFTPEEVEQALLGNRNYLGEAVLSDLLAMCQNQGNTPVNVDGQNVDISAGCSALAQWDGTMNLNSSAGHLFREFAFQFNLAPQWQNDFDPANPITTPNTLAATPEVLTQFARAIMTVESAGIALDEVLGTVQFVERSTPDGQATGVKIPWAGAHNIEGGFNVFRAATSNNGTLLPRHTYPTLPNTMMSVEGEGYHINYGSSWMTVVNFTDEGPVARGLLSYSQSHAFGADHNLDQTMLYSQQPQLRPLRFTEEDIENNKIGEITITSGQ from the coding sequence TTGAGTAAGCTCAGGCTACTTAAGCCCATCTCATTACTGTCTTTTTCAATTTTATTGAGCGCCTGTGGAAATGGCGATTTTAAATATAATAGTCAACCAAGTTTTGAACCGCCGACGCCAGAAGTACCGCAGCCACCAATGCCAGTTGATGTCGTACCGGCATTTGCACCTGACGGTCAGCTTAGCGCCAATATTCGTTGGACAGACTTTGGTGTGCCGCATGTTAAAGCCGATAACTTAGAGAGCTTGGCTTATGGTGTTGGTTATGCATTTGCCAGAGATAATATCTGTATTTTGGCGGATCAAATTCTTAAATATAACTCTGAGCGCGCTAAATATTATGGCCCTGATATGGTGCCTGGATCTGGCGATTCCGAGCACTTAATTAGTGATTTTGGCTTCCTTACTCTAGATATTCGAAATATCGCTCAAAATAGTATTCGTGGCATGTCGGCTAATTCACAGGCGATGCTGTCAGGCTATGCGCAGGGCTACAACAAGTATCTTGCTGATACTGGCGCAGAGAATATTGACCCTGCGTGTGCTGGGCAGCCGTGGGTACAGCCAATCAGTGACCTTGACATGTTAACTTACTCCTTGGGGATTGCGCATTTACCTGGCGCTGCGAACTTCTTAGGAGCAATGTTTGCTGCCGCGCCTGAAGGTGAATCATTTTTACCCTTTCCAAAAGGTAGTAAAGCGGCGAAAGCAGCTGCTGTAGAGCTGCCTTTTAAAGTTAACCCGAAAGTGACGATGCCAGAGATAAACGAGCAAGAGCTTGGCTCAAATGGCTGGGGGCTAGGCAAAGACAAAACCGCCAATGGTAAAGGTATGGTTTTGGCAAACCCTCACTTTCCTCATACAGGCAATCTCAGATTCTGGCAATTTCACTCAACTATCCCTGGCTATATGAATGTCATGGGTGGCTCGCTGATGGGCGTGCCAGGGGTTGTGAATATTGGTTTTAATGAAAACGTTGCCTGGACACATACGTTTTCTACCGCTGAGCATTTTGTCTTGTATCAGTTGACGTTAAACGATGGCGATCCTAGCCAATTGTCACAAGTCGTCGATGGGGTAAACCGTCCGATCACTCGCCGCGAATTAGTGATTGATGTGGCAGTGGCGCCGGGGCAAACCATTCAACTAGCGAAAAACAGTTATTCAACTCATCAAGGGCCTATGGTTGTTGTGCCCGGCGCTTTTGAATGGGGGCCAGATGGTGATGCATACGCGATTAAAGATGCTAATACCGCTAATTTAGACATTGTCGATCACTGGCTGGCGATGAACCTTGCCACCAACATGGACGAATTTAAGCAAGCGTTTAGAGATCATGACGGTGTTATTTTTAACAACACCATGGCGGCAGATCGTGAAGGTAATGTCTTTTATATTGATGATTCAACCGTACCGTTTTTAACCGATACTGCGATAACTGAGTTAACAACCAACCCGTTATTGATCGGCGCCAAACAACAAGCAGGTTTTACCGTTTTGCCAGCGTTTATTTCGGCGTTTGATTTTGACCGACCTGTTCCTTATGAACAAGCACCGAAATATTCAGGCACTGACTATGTGCAAAATTCTAACGACAGCTTTTGGCTAACGAATGCACAAGCGCCAATTACTGGTGTATCGCCGCTTTATGGACAAGTGGATAATCAACAATCTTTGCGTTCGCGTATGGCGCATAAATTGTTGGCAGACGCTGCTGGCAGTGATGGTTTGTTTACGCCAGAAGAAGTGGAGCAAGCACTGCTCGGTAATCGCAATTATTTGGGTGAAGCAGTACTGAGTGACTTATTAGCAATGTGTCAAAATCAGGGCAATACTCCCGTCAATGTTGATGGCCAAAATGTCGATATTAGCGCAGGCTGCAGTGCCTTGGCGCAATGGGACGGCACAATGAATCTAAACAGCAGTGCCGGCCACCTGTTCCGCGAGTTTGCTTTTCAATTTAATCTAGCGCCACAATGGCAAAATGATTTCGATCCGGCTAATCCTATAACAACGCCAAATACATTGGCTGCAACCCCTGAGGTGTTAACTCAGTTTGCACGGGCAATTATGACGGTGGAATCAGCAGGCATAGCATTGGATGAGGTACTAGGCACGGTTCAGTTTGTTGAGCGCAGTACACCGGATGGGCAAGCAACTGGCGTGAAAATTCCATGGGCAGGGGCGCATAATATTGAAGGTGGTTTTAATGTCTTTAGAGCTGCTACCAGCAATAATGGCACCCTATTGCCACGCCATACTTACCCTACACTGCCAAATACCATGATGAGTGTCGAAGGTGAGGGCTACCATATTAATTATGGCAGTAGCTGGATGACAGTGGTGAACTTTACTGATGAAGGGCCAGTGGCTCGTGGCTTGTTAAGTTATTCGCAGTCGCATGCGTTTGGGGCGGATCATAATTTAGATCAAACTATGCTGTATTCTCAGCAGCCGCAATTAAGACCACTTCGCTTTACCGAAGAAGACATTGAAAATAATAAAATAGGTGAAATTACAATCACTTCTGGGCAATAA
- a CDS encoding MaoC/PaaZ C-terminal domain-containing protein, producing MTPLLQTPAPKFRLLTRLLGNLLISRAQLKKHVSSCELANNKLVNQQSDSPERSVPKSDLSACLPSNSFAPLAIRLNGLAADNSRQQSFKQLFNCQTLPISYLFIESYRYLGQLLLQAKLPSGLIGLIHISASFEEQQPVSWQQPFDLILSIIGCQASDKGLVYHTRIEMLQNNNVCLVSEHQLLDKFKDYQRGERRRQFDVASALSAVAYQTLTPALARKYAKLSGDYNPIHLQPWLAKMVGMHACVIHGMYQMNWALVNTEKPYQKVTARFNKACYLPRKVSLVEQADNKLAVFSNHFTERHMQLTLE from the coding sequence ATGACGCCATTGCTTCAGACACCAGCACCGAAGTTTCGGTTGCTAACGAGATTACTCGGCAATTTATTGATCAGCCGAGCACAACTAAAAAAACATGTTAGCAGCTGTGAACTGGCGAATAACAAGCTCGTTAATCAGCAAAGTGATTCACCTGAAAGATCTGTGCCGAAAAGTGATTTATCTGCTTGCTTGCCGAGTAATAGCTTTGCGCCGCTCGCCATTCGCCTTAATGGATTGGCAGCTGATAATTCGCGCCAACAAAGCTTTAAGCAACTCTTTAATTGCCAAACTTTACCAATAAGCTACTTGTTTATAGAAAGCTATCGCTATCTTGGGCAGTTGTTATTGCAGGCTAAACTGCCGAGTGGTCTGATTGGTTTGATTCATATCAGTGCTAGTTTTGAGGAACAACAACCAGTAAGTTGGCAACAGCCGTTTGACTTAATACTGAGCATAATAGGCTGCCAGGCAAGCGACAAAGGCTTGGTTTATCATACTCGAATTGAGATGTTGCAGAACAACAATGTTTGTCTTGTTAGCGAACATCAGTTGTTAGATAAATTTAAAGACTATCAACGGGGTGAAAGAAGACGGCAGTTCGATGTAGCGAGTGCACTTTCAGCAGTGGCTTATCAAACACTGACGCCAGCGCTAGCACGCAAATATGCTAAGCTATCAGGCGACTATAACCCCATTCATTTGCAGCCTTGGCTGGCTAAAATGGTAGGAATGCATGCTTGTGTAATACACGGTATGTACCAGATGAATTGGGCGCTAGTGAATACTGAAAAGCCTTATCAAAAAGTGACCGCACGTTTTAACAAAGCTTGTTATTTGCCGCGCAAGGTGAGTTTAGTTGAGCAAGCAGATAACAAGCTGGCGGTATTCTCAAACCACTTTACCGAGCGTCATATGCAGTTGACGCTTGAATAG
- a CDS encoding putative bifunctional diguanylate cyclase/phosphodiesterase, whose protein sequence is MPSQTTLSKKLRKRAQVELFIALFLVSGLTLLTLISEIEAFELLFEFTRAYEDWDLDEILLFVFYLGAVGSIYTFRRMQDIKRLNREITNLAFFDGVTHLPNRALATERLAVLLKTYEKTSNKLAVAFIDFDNFKVINDTYGHALGDSLLKQVGNRLSQCVGADDTVGRLGGDEFLLLIEYKELAQLEAITNKLYQVQQQPYLLDLNEVKVTFSIGIALYPKDATCQAELLKAADSAMYHAKKLRKGDITFYDEQIREQLTQRYNIETGLKGAIDQHEFHIQYQPQASLKTGRLIGYEALLRWQTAGQFISPEDFIHVAEESGQIEQIGLWVLKQALSEMQPILASDQSLSINLSPRQFHQNNLVPVISNLLNKLHFPANQLELEITESAIVSNFERAITQISELKKLGIKIAIDDFGTGYSSLIRLRELQADRLKIDKHFINQLNKSDKDEQLVEYILMLAKNMDLSVVAEGVETQVQLSKLQELGCDAIQGYVYAHPMPIGKVLKSEHSVLFCPLAEAKHG, encoded by the coding sequence TTGCCAAGCCAAACAACACTCTCTAAAAAACTAAGAAAACGCGCTCAAGTTGAACTGTTCATTGCTCTCTTTTTAGTGTCGGGGTTAACACTATTAACCTTAATATCAGAAATTGAAGCCTTTGAATTGTTATTTGAATTTACTCGAGCATATGAAGATTGGGATCTCGACGAAATATTACTCTTTGTGTTTTATTTGGGTGCAGTCGGCAGTATCTATACATTCAGACGTATGCAAGACATCAAAAGGCTGAATCGAGAAATAACAAATCTTGCTTTTTTCGACGGAGTAACTCATTTACCAAATCGCGCCCTTGCGACAGAACGGCTTGCGGTATTACTGAAAACCTATGAAAAGACCAGTAATAAATTGGCAGTTGCCTTTATTGATTTTGATAATTTTAAAGTCATCAACGACACGTATGGCCATGCTTTAGGGGATTCATTACTAAAACAAGTTGGTAACCGATTAAGTCAATGTGTCGGGGCTGATGATACGGTTGGTCGACTGGGAGGAGATGAATTCTTACTGCTCATCGAGTATAAGGAATTGGCTCAATTAGAGGCCATCACCAATAAATTGTACCAAGTGCAGCAACAGCCCTATTTGCTCGATTTAAATGAAGTCAAAGTGACATTTAGCATTGGTATCGCGCTTTACCCAAAAGATGCAACGTGCCAAGCTGAGTTGCTTAAAGCTGCTGACTCTGCAATGTATCATGCGAAAAAGCTAAGAAAGGGAGACATTACCTTCTACGATGAGCAAATACGTGAACAATTAACGCAACGGTATAACATAGAAACAGGCTTAAAAGGGGCAATTGATCAGCATGAGTTTCATATTCAATACCAACCTCAAGCTAGCCTGAAAACAGGTAGGTTAATAGGTTATGAAGCATTATTGCGTTGGCAAACAGCTGGACAGTTTATTTCCCCCGAAGACTTTATTCATGTTGCCGAAGAATCTGGCCAAATTGAGCAAATCGGCCTATGGGTGCTAAAGCAAGCACTATCTGAAATGCAGCCTATACTCGCTAGTGACCAATCGTTATCAATAAACCTTTCTCCACGCCAGTTTCACCAAAATAATCTAGTTCCCGTCATTAGTAACTTACTCAACAAGCTGCACTTTCCAGCTAATCAGCTTGAGCTTGAAATTACAGAATCCGCTATAGTGAGCAACTTTGAAAGAGCGATAACCCAAATATCTGAGCTTAAAAAGCTTGGTATTAAAATTGCCATCGACGACTTCGGCACTGGATACTCTTCTTTAATTCGCTTACGCGAGCTGCAGGCTGACCGTCTAAAAATAGACAAACACTTTATCAATCAACTCAATAAATCCGACAAAGACGAGCAACTGGTCGAATATATTTTAATGCTAGCGAAAAATATGGACCTTAGTGTTGTTGCTGAAGGTGTTGAAACGCAAGTTCAATTAAGCAAGCTACAAGAACTAGGCTGCGATGCAATACAAGGTTATGTATACGCTCACCCAATGCCAATTGGAAAGGTGTTAAAAAGCGAACACAGTGTTTTATTTTGCCCGCTTGCTGAAGCTAAACATGGTTAA
- a CDS encoding YceI family protein gives MRRLLILTALVNCLSLLFSLPVFAGWQLNSSESQLSFVTTKNSEVAEVHSFENLTGDINKQGQVSFKISLASVNTAIPIRDERMQKYLFKLDTFASADFIGEVDIRFIEALPAGQVKYLPLSGNIHLHGNKQAVTMKVQLIKLARNRFVVNTVKPLIMNANQYNLAAGVEKLRTIAGLSNISNAVPVTFNLLFEYQTK, from the coding sequence ATGCGACGTTTACTTATTCTTACCGCTTTAGTTAATTGTTTGAGTTTGCTGTTTTCGCTACCAGTGTTTGCTGGCTGGCAGCTCAACAGTAGCGAGTCTCAGCTAAGTTTTGTTACCACGAAAAATAGCGAAGTCGCAGAAGTTCACAGCTTTGAAAATCTGACTGGCGATATCAATAAACAAGGGCAAGTAAGCTTTAAGATCAGTCTAGCAAGTGTCAATACGGCCATCCCTATCCGCGATGAACGCATGCAGAAGTATTTATTCAAACTTGATACCTTTGCTAGCGCAGACTTTATTGGTGAGGTTGATATTCGCTTTATTGAAGCTTTGCCAGCTGGACAAGTGAAATACTTGCCGTTATCTGGGAATATTCACCTTCATGGCAACAAGCAAGCAGTGACGATGAAAGTACAATTGATTAAGCTTGCGAGAAACCGTTTTGTCGTTAACACGGTAAAGCCATTAATAATGAACGCTAACCAATACAATTTGGCGGCAGGTGTTGAAAAGCTCAGGACAATCGCAGGTCTTAGCAATATAAGTAATGCGGTACCGGTAACATTTAATTTATTATTCGAATACCAAACAAAGTAA
- a CDS encoding hydrolase has translation MAKYFRKHQRIALHKSSLETPDDDFIDLAWTELPERNSAKPIVVILHGLEGSADSHYAKGMLTAIKNAGWIGVLMHFRGCSGRPNRHGRSYHSGDTRDINFLSNWLQNLYPQAPKAAVGFSLGGNVVTRYLAEHQDHPYQAATVICAPLDLTSCSRRIAKGSSRIYQKYLVDMLKASTLVKVEQQLLPEINPSRLEKVKELWDFDHMVTAPVNGFASAEDYYQRASGKPVMAKINVPCLFIHAADDPFLDHQHIVPDQPLPEHIDFEISEKGGHVGFITGNNPLNPIYWLEQRTPAYLSQFL, from the coding sequence TTGGCAAAGTATTTTCGCAAGCATCAGCGCATCGCACTGCACAAGTCAAGCCTAGAAACGCCCGACGATGACTTTATCGATTTAGCGTGGACAGAATTGCCCGAGCGAAATAGTGCAAAACCGATTGTGGTTATATTGCATGGCCTCGAAGGCTCAGCCGATAGCCATTATGCGAAAGGCATGTTAACCGCAATTAAGAATGCGGGTTGGATAGGTGTGCTGATGCATTTTCGCGGCTGCAGTGGGCGCCCTAATCGCCATGGACGTTCTTATCACTCAGGTGATACACGTGATATCAACTTCTTATCAAATTGGCTGCAAAATCTTTACCCACAGGCGCCAAAAGCAGCAGTTGGCTTTTCATTAGGCGGAAATGTGGTAACCCGTTATTTAGCCGAGCACCAAGATCACCCTTATCAAGCTGCAACCGTGATCTGTGCGCCACTAGATTTAACCAGTTGCAGCCGTCGTATTGCCAAAGGTAGTTCACGTATCTATCAGAAGTACTTGGTCGATATGTTAAAAGCCAGCACCTTAGTTAAAGTTGAACAGCAATTGTTACCTGAAATCAATCCAAGCCGACTGGAAAAAGTCAAAGAGCTATGGGATTTTGATCATATGGTTACCGCTCCTGTAAATGGTTTTGCTAGCGCTGAAGACTACTATCAACGTGCCAGTGGTAAGCCCGTGATGGCCAAGATTAATGTTCCTTGTCTATTTATTCATGCCGCTGACGATCCGTTTTTGGATCATCAGCATATCGTACCCGATCAGCCACTGCCTGAGCATATTGATTTTGAGATTAGCGAAAAAGGTGGGCATGTTGGTTTTATCACTGGCAATAACCCGTTAAACCCAATTTATTGGTTAGAGCAACGCACACCTGCCTATTTGAGTCAGTTTTTATGA
- the gspM gene encoding type II secretion system protein GspM — translation MKQWWQQLQSREQQLILAMAGVLLVFILFQGVWQPIHQGADKAEKKLARTQELYQYVKTNTAKISSSAASVRQPSRGGSLSGLVNRVAGQYQISIARMQPQGDQGVQVWIDEIPFEQLLRLLNALTQQHGLVVSNIDVTTGNSPGTVKIRRLTLSR, via the coding sequence ATGAAACAGTGGTGGCAACAACTACAAAGCAGAGAGCAGCAACTGATTTTGGCGATGGCAGGTGTGCTCTTGGTGTTTATCCTGTTTCAAGGGGTATGGCAGCCGATTCATCAAGGTGCTGACAAAGCAGAGAAAAAGCTCGCTCGCACACAAGAACTTTATCAATACGTTAAAACCAATACCGCAAAAATAAGCAGCAGTGCCGCAAGTGTTCGTCAACCAAGCCGAGGTGGCAGCCTTTCGGGTTTAGTGAATCGCGTTGCTGGCCAATATCAAATATCAATTGCTCGTATGCAACCGCAAGGCGATCAAGGCGTGCAAGTGTGGATTGATGAAATTCCGTTTGAACAATTGCTTCGTTTGTTAAACGCTTTGACCCAACAACACGGCTTAGTAGTGAGTAATATTGATGTGACAACTGGTAATAGCCCAGGTACGGTAAAAATTCGCCGCTTAACGCTTAGTCGATAA